A genomic region of Chlorobaculum parvum NCIB 8327 contains the following coding sequences:
- the ftsZ gene encoding cell division protein FtsZ: MAFELDPGLFDADQGSGVNIKIVGVGGCGGNAVNNMIDRKISGTEFVVFNTDRQALLNSKAPVRVQIGKKATNGLGAGADPGKGRLAAEDDRELIATQLRGADLVFIAAGMGKGTGTGAAPIVASIARNMGILTIGVVTRPFSFEGQIKARIADGGITELRKYIDTLIIVENEKILSIADEGVSATEAYNMANDVLFRAVKGIADIITHHGHVNVDFADVRSIMQSAGDAVMGSAAAAGERRALKAASDAVTSPLMEGVAMRGAKGVLVNITGDVTMRDIAEAMNYIEEQVGSEAKIINGYVDEPQVSGEIRVTVIVTGFKRVEPSHEQQPSAPGRKEASVPKPPSAQGFGRPTHPAAVGMPEQAVEDRKIPAYIRRNLSITEPFDIGRTGESSESKAPFTPESGDNEQIEKGSTDTPAYLRRKNNSPLP, from the coding sequence ATGGCATTTGAACTCGATCCGGGCCTGTTCGACGCCGATCAGGGCAGCGGAGTCAACATCAAGATTGTCGGTGTCGGCGGTTGCGGCGGCAACGCGGTCAACAACATGATTGACAGGAAGATCAGCGGCACCGAATTCGTTGTCTTCAATACCGACCGGCAGGCGCTTCTGAACTCGAAAGCCCCGGTACGGGTGCAGATAGGCAAGAAGGCAACCAACGGGCTCGGCGCAGGAGCCGACCCGGGTAAAGGTCGGCTGGCTGCCGAGGACGACCGTGAACTGATCGCGACCCAACTTCGCGGCGCGGATCTGGTCTTTATCGCCGCGGGCATGGGCAAGGGCACCGGCACCGGCGCGGCCCCGATCGTGGCCTCTATCGCCCGCAACATGGGCATTCTCACCATCGGTGTGGTTACCCGCCCGTTCAGCTTCGAGGGGCAGATCAAGGCACGCATCGCTGATGGGGGAATCACCGAGCTGCGCAAGTATATCGATACGCTCATCATCGTCGAAAACGAGAAAATCCTGAGCATCGCCGATGAAGGGGTCAGCGCTACCGAGGCCTACAACATGGCCAACGACGTGCTGTTCCGTGCGGTCAAGGGCATTGCCGATATCATCACCCACCACGGACACGTCAATGTTGATTTTGCCGATGTCCGCAGCATCATGCAGAGCGCGGGAGATGCGGTCATGGGCTCGGCAGCTGCTGCCGGAGAGCGTCGCGCCCTGAAGGCTGCATCGGATGCCGTCACCAGCCCGCTGATGGAGGGGGTCGCGATGCGCGGCGCCAAGGGGGTGCTGGTGAACATCACCGGCGACGTGACCATGCGCGACATTGCCGAGGCCATGAACTACATCGAGGAGCAGGTCGGTAGCGAGGCAAAAATCATCAACGGCTACGTCGACGAACCGCAGGTTAGCGGTGAGATTCGCGTGACGGTGATCGTCACCGGTTTCAAAAGAGTGGAGCCGTCACATGAGCAGCAGCCATCGGCGCCTGGCCGAAAGGAGGCTTCGGTGCCCAAGCCGCCGTCGGCGCAGGGGTTTGGCCGCCCGACCCATCCGGCCGCCGTCGGGATGCCCGAACAGGCGGTTGAAGATCGCAAAATTCCGGCCTATATCCGCAGAAACCTCTCCATTACGGAGCCTTTCGACATCGGC